Genomic DNA from Oenanthe melanoleuca isolate GR-GAL-2019-014 unplaced genomic scaffold, OMel1.0 S200, whole genome shotgun sequence:
ACCTCGATTGTGGGACAGTCTTGTCTACAAAGAGGAATATTGCCTTCTCAGATGGCAGTTGAATCCTCTTCCTGATGATCCACATGAACTGGGCCACAGTGATGTCAGACGGAACTAAGTACTTCCTCTTGTCAATATCAACAATCTGAGATCCTGAGACCTTCTCCACTATGACCTGTAAAGTGCAGGTTTGAAAGTCAGGCTGTTCAGGATTGGTATGAACAGACAGCTTTGTTAGATTGCTTGCTCATACAGGCTTACAATGGTGAGCAGAGGGgatgaacaaaaatatttcctgaccACAGCCAAATCAGAAATAGAACTGGCTCAGCACTGTAAAACCTTACAGCTGCACTGAAACCTACATTCATATACACAATGGCTTGTGCCTATGTTTGACGCAGCCATAGGGTAAAAAACGTGCATTATGCCTTAAAGACAACTGTAACAGGAAAGTACACACATCACTTAACCTTTTGTACACTGATGATATGAAATTACTGCAATGCGGACCCAAAGTTAAAAATGAACCAGCAGTGTACTGTGGACACAAGGAAGGCTAATAGTGTCCCAGACTGCATGAGGCAAAGGACTAGGAAGTGATCCTTCCCCTGTACTGGTACTGGTGAGGCGTCTTTTGTATTCTGCTGAACCGACACATAGTATTTCATCATTGCTTTGGAAATCAGAAATTGActacagaaaggaaagataGCAAGAtgaccaaaccaaacaaaaataaacaaatcaaacaaaaagcaCCTGGTATGAGGAGGGGGGGTAAGGATAATTAAGTATTTCTTGTGAAAAAGACCCGattctggaaggaaaaatacagcatgTCAGGAAACGGGGTTTATCAGAGGTTCCAGGGTCTCCATTCCTTAGCTCTGCATTCCACTTGAAAGATTAAGTTTGAAAAACACTTCTGACTATTAAATTGATACCAACTGTTTGGTATCAATGGTACGCAGCTCAATTTGAATCACCGCAGAAAACACATACCAGTCCAGACAAAGGATTGCTGCAATTTGAGATTTAATTCCTGTATCTGTCTATACCTTGCTGTCCATTCCTGATACAGAAGCGTGTCATTCTGACTCACAATATGGGtttcagtctttctttttcccctaaGGTTATCAAGGATATTTTTGAAATGCATAAAGGGATATACTGTGGAATACGTATGGATGTATGGTCATTAAGGATGCTGGTCTATGTGTGAGGGAATAGTTAGTCAAGAGAGAACAGCAGGGATCATATCAGCTTGCCAGACTGTAGCTGGAGAAAATCTTGTGACTAGGTGCAactgagcagcagaaaaagtCAATGGGAATGAACAGTCTTCTCTGGGCTGTGCTAATGGAGAAGTTACTTACCAATAGGTGAAGGGCAGGAGTGGCACTAACTGCCATGTGATCAGATGGGATGTGGGAAATTTTACACTCAAGCAAGTAAGTTGAGAATGTGGACATGTTGCTAGCTGTTAAATAACGATGTGAACTGTGGTCTTTTCAGAGACTGAAACATGGTAAAAGGGATTGTGGAGAGAAGAAGAGAGGTCATTCACTCTAGCAGATTGGTAGGTATTAATGCAGAAAGGAGGGGTCACCACTTGCATTGGCTCTTCAAACAACAGGGTTCGCATGGGGAGATTCACCATGATGACTGGTTATAGGCGTGGAATACATGAGGGATATCATCTAACTAATTTAATCTTATTTAGCCAAGGTTTCAAGAGTCTTCATAATCTTTCTAAGGATCAGGCATAATCTTCAAGACAATGAAGGTGTTTGCTGGGATATTACTGCCATTAGAAGGAAGCAGGACCATGATATATCATAAAAATCCCTGAAAGTGTTTAGAAAGCTTATTTGTCAATGGGCACTGGGGCAGAGGAGGAAATGTTGGAGTAGTTAGATGGGTTTGGGGcttctttaaaacatttaaggacacaaaaaggaaaatgaatttaCTTAGTAGGAACTCATCAGAGTGGGGAGGATGGAAACAATTTATCCGCCTTTGCCTCTAAGTACTGTGTTGAAGCTGGCTTGGCTACTCACCGGGACACGATCGGGGTATTTGGCTCGGATTTTTGCGGACTCGACACATCTGTGCTCTGTGAACAAAACTCGTAATTAGTCATTGCAGAGTAATAATATTGCCGGTGTCGTAGGCCAAGAGGGCAGCGCCGGCAGAGCCGTGAGTCTGTGGGGATCGCGATCATCTTGCCGCCCCCCAGTGAGGCTCTAGCTTTCCGGGGAGACGGTCCTCGGGCACCGCACCACCCTTCGGCGAGGGCCGCCAGCGGCTGTCCGCCCACAGATAAGACGATCGTCTGGGGAAGCCGACCGCGACAGATGGCGACACGGGAGACTGAGGGTAGCGGGGCCGCTGCCAGGCAGCGCCTGGCCCAGACCCACCCTTACCCAGCGCGTGGTCCTCCTTGAACATCCACTTCATGGTgccggcgggcggggagcgAAGCCAGAGGCGGCGAGGCCCGTGTGCAGGGGGCGGGGGCTCGTGCCGGGCCTGTCGCTCTCACGGTCCCTGTCACAACAACAGCCGCGGCTCGGCAGGCGGGACTTCCGGCTCGCCTGTTCCCCGGCAACCGCTTGAGCAGCCGCGCTTCCGGCCAGAGATCGCGGGCGGGGCTGTGGCATCTGGGCTCGAAATCATCTGCCCGGTGCGAAGCCGCTCCGCAGACTTCGCCGACCCGGCAGGTGTCCCTATCCGCCTGTCCCCATCCGTATGTCCCAACCTCGCTGCCTGGCGCGATCTCGCCGGCGGCCCCGGGAGGGAGCGGTGCGCGTTTATTGGCTGATGTGCCCGTCCCCGCGGCGCTGATTGGCGCGGCGTCTCGTCAGTCCGACGCTCCGCCAGTGCGGCGCTGAAggcgcgggcgggggcggccggtGAGAGTGCGGGGAGGGCTGGTGCTGAGGTGCTGGGCGTGCTCGCCATGGCTGGCGTGGACCTGTTCTCGCATCCCGCGCTGTACACGCGCTAccgggctgggctctgctccgCCGCTGCACTGGCGCTGTTGCTCATCGCGGCGCTCACCTATGTGCCGCCGCTGCTGGTGGCCTACCGGAGCCACGGTGAGCGCCACTGGACCCCAAGCGCTCTGGCGGAGCCTGGCGCAGTCCTGAAACTTTGTGCTGTTTCTGCCCTCAGGTTTCTGGCTGAAACAGAGCGCGTACCTGGAGCAGCCCACTGTTCGTTTTCGGTACGAGGTTCTCTTC
This window encodes:
- the GABARAPL2 gene encoding gamma-aminobutyric acid receptor-associated protein-like 2, which codes for MKWMFKEDHALEHRCVESAKIRAKYPDRVPVIVEKVSGSQIVDIDKRKYLVPSDITVAQFMWIIRKRIQLPSEKAIFLFVDKTVPQSSLTMGQLYEKEKDEDGFLYVAYSGENTFGF